The Arachis hypogaea cultivar Tifrunner chromosome 16, arahy.Tifrunner.gnm2.J5K5, whole genome shotgun sequence genome contains a region encoding:
- the LOC112755474 gene encoding KID-containing protein 1 encodes MELLVGPAFTIEVPSSPPHATAEYDADRPTISNAGTTGEIERDGTKSNSFFDEGSGFRAGGKAGFFAGDSSESSSSIGTPDDSDIENDVVSPIKEDDEDEEVQSKLNGLNSLDSLEDSLPIKRGLSNHFSGKSKSFTDLSQVNTVKDLKKQENPFNKRRRVLMASKWSRRSSFYTWSNPQSMPLLPLDEDSDEAAQEQEGDEDEEDEKGRKVFSSPSSSARDEVLSVRQQQQNRVPPQSYAAHMRLRLGSFKSRSLSLADLQEHDEEEEDHNDNDDDHHHQLT; translated from the exons ATGGAGCTTTTGGTGGGTCCTGCTTTCACCATCGAGGTTCCTTCTTCTCCGCCTCACGCCACGGCGGAATACGACGCCGACCGACCGACGATTAGCAACGCCGGTACCACCGGCGAAATCGAACGCGACGGTACAAAGTCAAACTCCTTCTTCGATGAAGGTTCGGGCTTCCGTGCCGGAGGAAAGGCCGGTTTCTTCGCCGGCGATTCTTCGGAGAGCTCGTCGTCGATCGGAACCCCCGACGACAGCGACAtcgaaaacgacgtcgtttcacctATAAAAGAAGATGACGAAGATGAAGAAGTTCAAAGCAAGTTGAATGGTTTGAACTCTTTGGACTCTCTAGAAGATTCTCTTCCCATCAA GAGGGGATTATCGAACCATTTTAGTGGAAAATCAAAATCTTTTACGGATCTGTCACAAGTGAACACTGTGAAGGATCTTAAGAAGCAAGAGAATCCATTCAACAAGAGAAGGAGGGTTTTAATGGCGTCAAAATGGTCAAGGAGATCCTCTTTCTACACGTGGTCAAACCCACAGTCTATGCCGCTTTTGCCCCTCGACGAGGATTCCGATGAAGCCGCACAAGAACAAGAAGGCGACGAGGACGAAGAAGATGAGAAGGGTAGAAAGGTCTTTTCATCTCCTTCGTCTTCTGCAAGAGATGAAGTGTTGAGTGTGAGACAGCAGCAGCAGAACAGAGTGCCTCCCCAGTCTTATGCTGCTCATATGAGGCTTAGGTTAGGGAGCTTCAAATCTAGGAGCCTTTCTCTTGCAGATCTGcaagaacatgatgaagaagaagaagatcataacgataatgatgatgatcatcatcatcaattaacatag